The proteins below come from a single Chryseobacterium sp. MA9 genomic window:
- a CDS encoding antirestriction protein ArdA, protein MTKLTNCLDTASIYVGTYAKYNNGSLFGKWLNLSDYSDYDSLLTAMYELHSDESDPEFMFQDYECPFLEKMGLLSECHISKDIYEIIEQINDSGHDLEVYEACLDCLGKIEFQSLYEYVNNFYYGEFESDEDFVQWLYEDDTFNIPNWVVIDWSATARSIMYDYFESDGHYFRA, encoded by the coding sequence ATGACAAAGTTAACAAATTGTCTTGATACGGCAAGTATCTATGTAGGAACGTACGCAAAGTACAACAACGGCTCATTATTTGGGAAATGGTTAAACCTTTCGGATTATTCCGACTATGATTCACTGCTCACCGCAATGTATGAGTTACACAGTGACGAATCCGACCCTGAATTTATGTTTCAGGACTATGAATGTCCTTTTCTTGAAAAAATGGGTTTGTTAAGTGAATGTCACATATCTAAAGATATTTACGAAATAATAGAACAAATCAACGATTCAGGTCATGACCTAGAAGTTTACGAAGCGTGTTTAGATTGTTTAGGTAAAATTGAGTTTCAAAGCCTTTATGAGTATGTAAACAATTTTTATTACGGCGAGTTTGAAAGTGATGAAGATTTTGTACAATGGCTTTACGAAGATGATACGTTTAATATTCCTAATTGGGTTGTGATTGATTGGAGCGCAACCGCACGGAGCATAATGTATGATTATTTTGAATCAGATGGACATTATTTCCGAGCTTAA